The following are encoded in a window of Harmonia axyridis chromosome 7, icHarAxyr1.1, whole genome shotgun sequence genomic DNA:
- the LOC123685346 gene encoding guanine nucleotide-binding protein subunit alpha homolog, giving the protein MSTSLCSCCLRFKFSPEEIEQRHESQEIDKMLEKDKQTLKRQVKLFLLGAGESGKSTFLKQMRIIHGMKFDHEYLKEFQQVIYENVVRGMQSSVDARAKLDIPWGDPTNSSAEKELLLFNKVLHLDAKLFLSYTPSIAKLWSDSGIRRAFDRRREFQIVSTCHSCSVGYIDKSHSSQ; this is encoded by the coding sequence ATGTCCACTTCACTGTGTTCGTGCTGTTTACGCTTCAAATTCAGCCCAGAAGAAATTGAACAGCGGCATGAAAGTCAAGAAATAgataaaatgttggaaaaagacaAGCAAACACTTAAGAGACAGGTAAAGCTCTTTTTGCTAGGAGCTGGAGAGAGTGGAAAATCCACATTTCTCAAACAAATGAGGATTATTCATGGGATGAAGTTCGACCATGAATATCTCAAGGAGTTCCAACAGGTCATATACGAAAATGTTGTCCGAGGGATGCAAAGTTCAGTGGATGCCAGGGCTAAATTAGACATTCCTTGGGGTGACCCTACGAACTCTAGTGCTGAAAAAGAGTTACTTCTATTCAACAAAGTATTGCATTTAGATGCAAAACTTTTTCTAAGTTACACTCCGTCTATAGCAAAATTGTGGTCTGACAGTGGTATACGAAGAGCTTTTGATCGAAGAAGAGAGTTCCAAATTGTAAGTACCTGCCATTCATGTAGTGTAGGTTATATTGATAAAAGTCATTCATCTCAGTGA